The following proteins are co-located in the Bos indicus isolate NIAB-ARS_2022 breed Sahiwal x Tharparkar chromosome 8, NIAB-ARS_B.indTharparkar_mat_pri_1.0, whole genome shotgun sequence genome:
- the RMI1 gene encoding recQ-mediated genome instability protein 1, with amino-acid sequence MSVTSIALRVETWLSATWHVKVPVTWLEACINWIQEENDHVNLSQAQMNKQVFEQWLLTDLRDLEHRLLPSGILETPKGELNGFFALQINSLVDVSQPAYAQIQKLRGKNTTNDLITAETQVTPKPWEAKPSRMLMLQLTDGIVQIQGMEYQSIPALHSDLPPGTKILIYGNISFRLGVLLLKPENVKMLGGEVDALLEEYAQEKVLARLIGEPDPIVSVIPNNSNQIIPRITDVLDPALGPSDEELLASLDENDELAANNNTSLERSCFIGNSSNTVPIRQSDFETEFVISPRPKEKPRNQSMLFTDEELDDFSLEEALLLEEAVQKEQMETKELQLLTLNRTTDESIEKFSHRSNTLNNFSFICKNGNNNWSEKNLSEQMTSEDKSLSCPSTRDQNSSSLSVNHNVPLPHDFTNKGKSSETYKIKQISSSDGHSLNNKMFNGELVSNVPKRSSDVPNENEHHLQTCSLQLSENSTGLPITMDLYSPPFIYLSVLMASKPKEVTTVKVKAFIVTLTGNLSSSGGIWSVRAKISDGTAYLDVDFVDEILTSLIGFSVSEMKRLKKDPCKYQKFLEGLQKCQRELIDLCCLMTISFNPSLSKAMVLALQDVNTDHLENLKRRLKK; translated from the coding sequence ATGAGTGTAACTAGTATTGCATTAAGAGTTGAAACCTGGCTTTCAGCTACATGGCATGTTAAAGTGCCTGTAACGTGGCTAGAAGCTTGTATTAACTGGATCCAAGAAGAAAATGATCATGTTAATTTGAGTCAggcacaaatgaataaacaagtgtTTGAGCAGTGGCTCCTTACCGACCTGAGAGATTTGGAGCATCGTCTTTTACCTAGCGGCATTTTAGAAACTCCGAAAGGAGAACTGAATGGATTTTTTGCTCTGCAGATTAATTCATTGGTTGATGTAAGTCAGCCTGCATATGCCCAGATACAAAAGTTGAGAGGAAAGAATACAACCAATGACCTAATTACAGCTGAAACACAAGTAACCCCCAAACCTTGGGAAGCAAAGCCTTCACGAATGTTGATGCTACAGCTAACTGATGGAATTGTACAAATACAAGGAATGGAATATCAGTCTATTCCAGCTCTGCATAGTGATCTTCCTCCAGGTACAAAAATTTTGATTTATGGAAATATTTCTTTCCGTCTTGGTGTTCTCTTATTGAAAccagaaaatgtgaaaatgttggGAGGAGAAGTCGATGCTCTTTTAGAGGAATATGCCCAAGAAAAAGTTCTTGCAAGATTAATTGGGGAACCTGATCCTATAGTTTCAGTCATACCAAATAATTCTAACCAAATCATCCCCAGAATTACGGATGTTCTAGATCCTGCGTTGGGACCTTCTGATGAAGAACTCTTGGCAAGTCTTGATGAAAATGATGAGCTTGCAGCAAATAATAATACCTCTTTGGAAAGAAGTTGTTTCATAGGTAATTCCTCAAATACTGTTCCCATCAGACAGTCAGATTTTGAAACAGAATTTGTTATTTCTCCAAGGCCAAAGGAGAAACCACGAAACCAATCTATgctttttactgatgaggaatTAGATGACTTTTCATTGGAGGAGGCCTTACTTTTAGAAGAAGCTGTCCAGAAAGAACAGATGGAGACCAAAGAATTACAGCTATTGACTTTGAACAGAACTACAGATGAAAGTATAGAGAAGTTTTCACATAGATCTAATActctaaataatttttcttttatttgcaaaaatggaaacaataattgGAGTGAAAAAAATTTATCTGAGCAAATGACTAGTGAAGACAAATCTCTTAGTTGTCCATCTACTAGAGACCAAAACAGTAGTAGTCTTTCAGTTAATCATAATGTACCTCTACCCCatgattttacaaataaaggtAAGAGCTCAGagacatataaaataaaacaaattagcaGTTCAGATGGACATtccttaaataataaaatgttcaatGGAGAGCTAGTCAGTAATGTACCAAAAAGGAGTTCAGATGTTCCTAATGAAAATGAGCACCATTTACAGACTTGTTCTTTACAATTGTCAGAGAATAGCACTGGACTTCCTATCACCATGGATTTGTATTCTCCACCCtttatctatttgtctgttcTAATGGCCAGCAAACCAAAGGAGGTTACAACAGTGAAAGTCAAAGCATTTATTGTAACTTTAACCGGAAATCTCTCAAGTTCTGGTGGCATTTGGAGTGTAAGAGCAAAAATTTCTGATGGTACTGCATATCTAGATGTAGACTTTGTAGATGAAATACTTACTAGTCTGATAGGGTTTTCAGTATCAGAAATGAAACGGTTGAAAAAGGATCCTTGTAAATACCAAAAGTTCCTGGAAGGTTTGCAGAAATGTCAGAGAGAGCTAATAGATTTGTGCTGTCTGATgactatttcatttaatccctCCTTGTCTAAGGCAATGGTACTGGCATTACAAGATGTTAATACGGACCACCTTGAGAACCTAAAGAGgagattaaagaaataa